Proteins encoded in a region of the Paenibacillus sp. W2I17 genome:
- a CDS encoding WecB/TagA/CpsF family glycosyltransferase — protein sequence MSQSTNIMGIPFPNVTMNQTVAILGEVVDQESNELFHVITGNPEIVMSCQKNASLRKVVDQAGLVTADGAGIVMVSRFRGGQLTERVTGCDLLFRLLEEGDQKHWSFYMLGAEEIVSEQAVKVIAQRYPGVVVKGRHHGYFQVDEEQQIVEKICTAQPDFLIVALGAPHAEHWINKYRHQLNARVAIGVGGSLDIVAGKTKRAPAIWQKLNLEWLYRLLSQPSRWRRQLILPRFAVRALLFREPK from the coding sequence ATGAGCCAATCAACAAATATTATGGGTATCCCTTTTCCCAATGTAACGATGAATCAAACGGTTGCAATCCTTGGTGAAGTTGTAGATCAGGAAAGCAATGAACTGTTCCATGTCATTACAGGTAACCCCGAGATTGTTATGTCCTGTCAAAAGAATGCCTCTCTTCGCAAAGTCGTCGATCAAGCCGGGTTGGTCACGGCTGACGGTGCTGGCATTGTGATGGTATCCCGTTTTCGGGGCGGACAATTAACTGAACGGGTAACGGGTTGTGATCTGCTGTTTCGTTTATTAGAGGAAGGCGATCAAAAACACTGGTCATTCTACATGCTGGGAGCAGAGGAAATCGTAAGTGAACAGGCCGTGAAAGTTATTGCGCAACGTTATCCGGGAGTTGTTGTAAAAGGCAGACACCATGGTTATTTCCAGGTAGATGAGGAACAACAGATTGTGGAAAAAATTTGTACTGCTCAACCAGACTTTCTTATCGTGGCTCTTGGCGCACCCCATGCGGAACACTGGATTAACAAGTATCGTCACCAGTTGAACGCTCGTGTAGCCATAGGTGTTGGAGGCAGTCTCGATATCGTGGCTGGCAAAACCAAACGTGCCCCTGCGATATGGCAGAAGCTTAACCTGGAATGGCTCTATCGCCTCCTCAGTCAACCTTCGAGATGGCGCAGGCAACTCATTTTACCCCGTTTTGCTGTGCGGGCATTGTTGTTCAGAGAACCTAAATAA
- a CDS encoding DUF4261 domain-containing protein, with amino-acid sequence MTRIVLELEGEHVMGLFDKLRRRKKEKVPAGGAVESTNYSETIVGFVLLERDDCDFDLFIRNMKNEWDIENEERPEEGNLFFEVNGMQVVCAHIAAPVPDREVEENAKLNILWREAEQVTSRHQSQIIVSVLNATNAIDGHVLFTQTASALLQLDHALAIYMAPLVVEASQYLETSRGIKHDELPVSLWIFIGLFQNAEGASAYTYGLRNFGKEEMEIMQSSESLSDVFEMMFMTTTYVVENDVTLHDGETLGFSAEQKLSISLSKGVATEGNSLKIGF; translated from the coding sequence ATGACCAGAATCGTTCTGGAATTGGAAGGAGAACATGTCATGGGATTGTTTGACAAGCTTCGGCGGCGCAAAAAGGAGAAAGTACCTGCAGGTGGTGCTGTCGAATCGACGAATTACAGTGAAACCATCGTGGGTTTTGTCCTGCTGGAGCGTGACGATTGTGATTTTGACCTCTTCATCAGGAACATGAAGAACGAATGGGATATCGAGAATGAAGAACGCCCGGAGGAGGGCAATCTCTTTTTCGAAGTGAATGGAATGCAGGTGGTATGTGCCCACATTGCCGCGCCTGTACCCGACCGTGAAGTTGAGGAGAATGCCAAACTCAACATCCTTTGGCGAGAAGCGGAGCAAGTTACCTCACGGCACCAGTCTCAGATTATTGTCTCTGTTCTGAACGCAACAAATGCTATTGATGGACATGTTCTGTTCACTCAAACAGCAAGTGCCTTATTACAGTTGGATCACGCGCTGGCCATATACATGGCTCCGCTTGTCGTTGAAGCCAGTCAATATCTCGAAACCAGCCGTGGGATCAAACATGATGAGTTGCCAGTCTCGCTCTGGATTTTCATCGGACTATTCCAAAATGCCGAAGGCGCTTCAGCTTACACTTACGGACTACGTAACTTTGGTAAAGAAGAGATGGAGATTATGCAATCGTCTGAATCCTTAAGCGATGTATTTGAGATGATGTTCATGACTACAACGTATGTGGTTGAAAACGACGTCACACTGCATGATGGGGAAACACTTGGTTTCTCGGCAGAACAAAAGCTGAGCATTTCCCTTTCCAAAGGTGTAGCAACGGAAGGTAACAGTTTGAAGATTGGCTTCTAA
- a CDS encoding PAS domain-containing methyl-accepting chemotaxis protein, with amino-acid sequence MFRKRTDSTKHLRIDAHQNLLEYSRKLVANAEKGDYDAWIEDGIEFQDTDEIASNIKKAVHMMKAQNEAVEMRLRMLNQAMNVGLWESEIVAGDPLDNNNIVAFSNEFRQMLGFHNAKDYPDSFASWAKSIYPDDRPHLVQEIMKHVNDTKATTAYNVISRMITKSGEIRWFRCLGQVIRNQAGVPVKLLGIMFDIHEEKSKSDELEALVTRYDLVNRALVEAPWDMTVVAGDVVNPNNEFWWSPQFRKELGFKDEQDFPNVFSSWSSRLHPEDHDRTINEFARHMNDYSGRTPYDLDYRLQRKDGEYRWYHAGGETIRDQDGVPLRVAGTIRDVTHEKNKEQIVEAMNLKTKQLSESIGEMVRGINSITDQAQDLVTAQELSADAAIQVKSSADDTKNITVFIREIASQTNLLGLNAAIEAARAGELGLGFGVVAGEVRKLADHSSEATVNIEDSMQKMKTLIDQILEHIGNMSTLTQNQAALTQQVNASMDEINTMSQDLVDYSRNL; translated from the coding sequence ATGTTTCGTAAACGTACTGACTCGACCAAACACCTTCGTATAGATGCGCATCAGAATTTACTGGAGTATAGTCGTAAACTGGTAGCAAACGCAGAAAAGGGCGACTATGACGCATGGATCGAAGATGGCATTGAGTTTCAGGATACCGATGAAATAGCTAGTAATATCAAAAAAGCAGTACATATGATGAAAGCACAAAACGAAGCCGTGGAAATGCGCCTTAGAATGCTGAATCAGGCGATGAATGTGGGATTATGGGAATCTGAAATTGTTGCTGGTGATCCACTGGATAACAATAATATCGTCGCATTTTCGAATGAATTCCGCCAAATGTTAGGATTCCATAATGCCAAGGATTATCCCGATTCATTTGCAAGCTGGGCGAAATCGATATATCCGGATGACAGACCCCACCTGGTGCAGGAGATTATGAAACATGTGAATGACACAAAAGCAACAACTGCCTATAACGTCATCAGCCGTATGATTACAAAAAGTGGAGAAATTCGCTGGTTCCGATGCCTTGGACAAGTCATCCGAAATCAGGCTGGAGTTCCAGTCAAACTTCTGGGCATCATGTTTGATATTCATGAGGAGAAGAGCAAGTCTGATGAGTTAGAAGCACTCGTCACCCGATATGATCTGGTTAACCGCGCCTTGGTGGAGGCACCGTGGGATATGACCGTTGTGGCTGGAGATGTGGTTAATCCAAATAACGAATTTTGGTGGTCACCCCAGTTCCGTAAAGAATTAGGGTTTAAAGACGAGCAGGATTTCCCGAATGTGTTCAGCAGCTGGAGCAGCCGACTTCATCCGGAAGACCATGATCGGACGATCAACGAATTTGCCAGACATATGAACGATTACAGTGGTCGTACACCGTACGATCTGGATTATCGTTTGCAGCGCAAAGACGGGGAGTATCGGTGGTATCACGCGGGTGGGGAGACCATTAGGGATCAGGATGGAGTACCACTCCGTGTAGCTGGAACCATTCGAGATGTCACCCATGAGAAGAATAAGGAACAGATCGTGGAAGCCATGAATCTCAAAACAAAACAATTGTCGGAGTCCATTGGCGAGATGGTACGTGGAATCAACTCGATTACAGATCAGGCACAGGATCTGGTTACTGCTCAGGAGTTATCTGCCGATGCAGCTATTCAAGTGAAAAGCAGTGCAGATGATACGAAGAATATCACCGTGTTTATTCGAGAGATAGCCAGTCAGACCAATCTGCTGGGGTTGAATGCAGCAATTGAAGCTGCACGAGCGGGAGAGCTGGGACTGGGATTTGGCGTCGTTGCAGGTGAAGTGCGGAAATTGGCTGATCACAGTTCGGAGGCCACAGTAAATATCGAAGATAGCATGCAGAAGATGAAAACATTAATTGATCAGATTCTTGAGCACATTGGTAATATGTCCACGTTAACGCAAAATCAGGCTGCCCTGACACAGCAGGTAAATGCTTCAATGGATGAGATCAACACCATGTCACAGGATCTGGTTGATTACTCGCGGAATCTATAA
- a CDS encoding GNAT family N-acetyltransferase produces the protein MTIISNYYVRPIEEQDIPFLWEMLYASLHRREGDEPFPIESIHTPGLSKYVEDWGREGDFGYVAVDQQGKRLGSITLRFYTDQNAGYGYVNAATPEMGMAVTEDARGKGVGTLLLQTALDEVERRGIEAVSLSVDPDNQAIRLYRRLGFVEECLNGTSVTMVRVSKLES, from the coding sequence ATGACCATAATATCCAACTATTATGTACGCCCTATTGAAGAACAGGATATTCCTTTCCTGTGGGAGATGTTATACGCATCCCTGCATAGAAGAGAAGGCGATGAACCTTTTCCAATCGAAAGTATTCATACTCCCGGACTGTCCAAATACGTTGAAGATTGGGGAAGAGAAGGGGACTTCGGGTATGTTGCAGTTGACCAGCAAGGCAAGAGATTAGGTTCAATAACATTAAGATTCTATACGGATCAGAATGCGGGATACGGTTATGTGAATGCAGCTACGCCAGAGATGGGGATGGCTGTAACGGAAGATGCACGTGGAAAAGGAGTAGGTACTTTACTGCTTCAGACCGCATTAGATGAGGTTGAACGGCGGGGAATTGAAGCAGTCTCGCTCAGTGTTGACCCGGATAACCAAGCGATTCGCTTATATAGGCGGTTAGGATTTGTGGAGGAGTGCCTAAATGGTACATCGGTAACGATGGTGCGTGTAAGTAAACTTGAATCTTAA
- a CDS encoding DUF1304 domain-containing protein — MISIIFVALVAVEHFYIMVMEMFMWTRPRTMKTFNLTPEFAKSTKSLAANQGLYNGFLAAGLIWGLVYPDAAVGQHIQIFFLACVIIAALYGGATSSRSIIIKQGLPAIIALLLVLFL, encoded by the coding sequence TTGATTAGTATCATTTTTGTAGCTCTTGTAGCTGTCGAACACTTCTATATCATGGTGATGGAGATGTTTATGTGGACTCGTCCACGCACAATGAAAACCTTTAATCTCACGCCGGAATTCGCCAAATCCACCAAATCTCTCGCGGCCAATCAAGGTCTTTACAATGGATTCCTTGCGGCAGGTCTGATCTGGGGACTCGTATATCCGGATGCTGCCGTTGGACAGCATATTCAGATTTTCTTCCTGGCGTGTGTGATTATTGCGGCTCTTTATGGAGGAGCAACTTCTTCACGGTCGATCATTATCAAACAAGGTTTGCCTGCGATCATTGCGTTGTTGCTAGTTCTGTTCCTGTAA
- a CDS encoding SRPBCC family protein: MELKYEFYINAGLEEVWNALISPDGTRNSFFGSELRTNFQPGQPFAYVGPGNDGAETVHVYGDILEFEPLSRLSYQEHPGPSYHANHAELQSRVVFQLETVGECTKLTLINDQFTDNHPSIANAQSSWWMILSSIKTWVETGKTLNFGW, encoded by the coding sequence ATGGAACTGAAATATGAATTCTATATCAATGCAGGACTGGAGGAGGTATGGAATGCTCTAATATCACCAGACGGCACACGGAACAGCTTTTTCGGCAGCGAACTTCGTACCAATTTCCAACCAGGCCAGCCGTTTGCTTATGTAGGGCCAGGTAATGATGGTGCAGAGACTGTCCATGTGTATGGAGATATATTAGAATTTGAACCGTTATCCAGACTTAGTTATCAGGAGCATCCTGGACCGTCGTACCATGCGAATCATGCCGAGCTTCAATCCAGAGTGGTCTTCCAGTTGGAAACTGTAGGTGAGTGTACGAAGCTGACGCTGATCAATGATCAATTTACAGATAACCATCCTTCCATTGCGAATGCACAGAGTAGCTGGTGGATGATTCTAAGCAGCATCAAAACTTGGGTGGAGACGGGGAAAACACTGAATTTTGGCTGGTAG
- a CDS encoding helix-turn-helix transcriptional regulator, whose amino-acid sequence MKQVEQGDRPSMGLLNLNEGDHKYQLTRHAPSEALRPFVKHYWIVSWDLTGLEPYPQHVVPNPCVNLIVERNNTFFFGPSGRKFSYLVSGKGRVFGVKFNPGGFYPFLRVPVSSLYGQPMNVSNILDVTAESLEDRLLGAGDDADKTSYIDQLLCAHLPAEDAQARMVNDIVQQIEQNREMLRVDDLSSYWNMHTRKLQRLFNQYVGIGPKTVIKLYRLQNAAEWMDRGLHCDLIKLSQELGYHDQSHFIRDFKSIIGSTPEEYLHSRHPHGERRGLIN is encoded by the coding sequence ATGAAACAGGTAGAACAAGGAGACAGACCAAGTATGGGCCTGTTGAATCTGAATGAAGGTGACCATAAATATCAACTGACACGCCATGCTCCTTCCGAAGCACTTCGGCCTTTTGTTAAACATTACTGGATCGTATCGTGGGATCTGACTGGACTTGAACCGTATCCCCAACATGTCGTGCCTAACCCTTGTGTCAATCTGATTGTGGAACGGAACAATACGTTTTTCTTCGGACCATCGGGACGTAAATTCTCCTATCTTGTGAGCGGGAAAGGTCGTGTATTTGGCGTGAAGTTCAACCCAGGAGGGTTTTATCCCTTCCTTCGGGTTCCTGTCTCTTCATTGTACGGACAACCGATGAATGTATCCAATATTCTTGACGTCACAGCGGAGTCCTTGGAAGATCGGCTTCTTGGGGCGGGGGATGATGCGGATAAAACCAGTTACATCGACCAGCTATTGTGTGCACACCTTCCTGCTGAAGATGCTCAAGCGAGAATGGTTAATGATATTGTGCAACAGATTGAACAGAACCGAGAGATGCTGAGAGTGGATGATCTGTCTTCTTATTGGAATATGCATACCCGAAAGCTTCAACGCCTGTTCAATCAGTATGTGGGCATCGGACCCAAGACGGTAATCAAGTTGTATCGTCTGCAAAATGCTGCAGAATGGATGGACCGCGGTCTTCACTGTGACCTGATTAAGCTATCTCAGGAGCTTGGATATCATGATCAATCCCATTTCATCCGAGATTTCAAGTCCATTATTGGCAGTACACCAGAGGAGTACTTACACTCTAGACATCCGCATGGTGAGCGCCGAGGGCTGATCAATTAG
- a CDS encoding MOSC domain-containing protein, with product MGTVQFVMMADDPSTFVTRVVPFIDIELAGIPGDRHYGLLRPADSRQKIYKRGTPIANRRQISIVSEEECTLIAEKMNIPEVRPEWLGANILVRGIDRLTELPAGTRLLFPNGTGLICEGENLPCVHPGKMIEQFYEQDGLRKKFVPAARKKRGIVCSVEREGVIHTGDTIEVIHLS from the coding sequence ATGGGAACAGTTCAATTCGTCATGATGGCTGATGATCCATCCACATTTGTGACCCGAGTTGTACCTTTTATCGACATTGAGCTTGCAGGAATTCCGGGTGACCGTCATTATGGTCTGCTTCGTCCGGCGGACTCACGTCAGAAAATCTACAAGCGTGGCACACCGATTGCGAATCGCCGCCAGATCAGTATTGTTTCTGAGGAAGAATGTACTCTTATTGCTGAGAAAATGAACATTCCTGAAGTGCGTCCAGAGTGGCTTGGTGCCAATATACTGGTCCGTGGCATTGATCGATTGACGGAACTGCCTGCTGGAACGCGGCTCCTATTTCCAAACGGGACAGGGTTAATATGCGAAGGGGAGAACCTTCCCTGTGTACATCCGGGGAAAATGATTGAGCAATTCTACGAACAGGACGGTTTGCGCAAAAAATTCGTGCCTGCGGCGCGCAAAAAACGTGGGATTGTGTGCTCGGTTGAACGGGAGGGTGTAATCCATACGGGGGATACCATAGAAGTCATTCACCTGTCCTGA